The proteins below come from a single Elgaria multicarinata webbii isolate HBS135686 ecotype San Diego chromosome 11, rElgMul1.1.pri, whole genome shotgun sequence genomic window:
- the LOC134405729 gene encoding olfactory receptor 4Q3-like, whose protein sequence is MGIYSHCKAQGRLAMNQSTISEFILLGLSHSCTHQLALFVVILACYATLLLGNFLIVMTVHAEPHLLDCPMYFFLASLSLLDMALGSVAAPKMLADMMLCSHTISYGGCMAQLFSLHVFGGAEMLLLTIMAYDRYMAICHPLRYMAIMDRQRCLRFLVVCWIGGLLHSTIQMAVVAQLPFCGPNVLDNFYCDVPQVIKLACTETSIIELLMVANSSLLSLPCFIIVLISYAIILVTLRGHFTKASRKTLSTCSSHLMVISLIYIPCVFVYLRPFSSSRLDKVASVFYTIVTPALNPIIYTLRNQEVKEAMGRLKKKCIFFPTRLKEGHA, encoded by the exons ATGGGAATTTACAGCCATTGCAAGGCTCAGGGAAG GCTTGCCATGAACCAATCCACTATTTCAGAATTCATCTTGCTGGGCCTTTCCCACTCTTGCACACACCAACTCGCCCTGTTCGTGGTGATCTTGGCCTGCTATGCCACCCTCCTGTTGGGTAACTTCCTCATTGTGATGACCGTGCATGCTGAACCTCACCTCCTAGACTGCCCCATGTATTTCTTCCTTGCCAGCCTTTCCCTCCTTGACATGGCCTTGGGCTCGGTGGCTGCCCCCAAGATGTTGGCTGACATGATGTTGTGCAGCCATACTATTTCCTATGGAGGGTGCATGGCCCAGCTCTTTTCCCTCCATGTTTTTGGGGGCGCTGAGatgctcctcctcaccatcatGGCCTATGATCGCTACATGGCCATCTGCCACCCTCTGAGGTACATGGCCATCATGGATCGACAGCGGTGCCTCAGGTTCCTTGTGGTCTGCTGGATTGGAGGCCTTCTTCATTCTACCATCCAGATGGCCGTAGTTGCCCAGCTTCCATTCTGTGGGCCCAATGTGCTGGACAACTTCTACTGTGACGTTCCACAGGTGATCAAGCTGGCTTGTACAGAGACATCCATCATTGAGCTACTCATGGTGGCCAACAGCAGCCTACTttccctgccctgttttataaTAGTGCTAATCTCCTATGCCATCATTTTGGTGACCCTCCGAGGACACTTCACAAAAGCCAGCAGGAAGACTCTGTCCACCTGCAGCTCCCACCTGATGGTCATCAGTCTCATCTACATCCCTTGTGTTTTTGTTTATCTAAGACCCTTCTCTAGCTCCCGACTAGACAAGGTGGCCTCCGTGTTCTACACGATAGTCACACCAGCTCTCAATCCCATTATTTACACCCTGAGGAACCAAGAAGTAAAGGAAGCCATGGGGAGGTTGAAGAAGAAATGCATATTCTTCCCCACTAGGTTGAAGGAAGGACATGCATGA